The Pyxidicoccus sp. MSG2 DNA segment GAGGTTGGTGAGCGCCACGTGGAGCAGCTGCGGGTCCACGGCGACGGGCGGCAGGCTCTCGTCCAGGGTGTGGGAGACGGTGATGTGCGCGGGGCCGGAGCGCAGGGACGCGCTCAGTGCGCCCTCCACCACGGGAGGCAGCGGCTGGGGCTGCAGCCGGGGCTTCATGGGGCGCGCGAAGTCGAGCAAATCGTTGACGATGAGGTCCAGCCGCTGCACCTCCTCGTCCATGACGTCCAGCATGGTGCCCGCGGGGCCGACCATGTCGGGGGCCAGGCGGCGCAGCGCCGCCACGGCGTTGGAGATGGCGCCCAGCGGGTTGCGCACCTCGTGGGCCACGGTGGCGCTCAGCTCTCCGAGCGCGGCCATGCGCTCGCTGCGCACCAGCTCCGCCTGCGTGGTCGCCAACGTGCGCAGCGAGTCGCGCAGCTCCTGATTCAGGTGGCTCACCTCGTCCTGGGCGCGGCGCCGCTCGCCGAGCGCGCTGGCCAGCAGCAGTCCGGACATGCTGGCGGCGGCGAGGAACGACTGGAGGTAGGCGAGGCTGAGGTTGTGCCATGCCGCCAGGGCGAAGGGGCCGCAGCCGTGGGCCGTGTGCCAGAGGGCCACGGTGGACAGCACCGCGGTGGCCAGGGAGGAGCCGCGGGCCTCGAAGCGCAGCGCGGCCCACAGCAGGAAGGGGAAGGCCAGGTACGTCATCGGGTGGAAGGCGACGGTGTCCGGGGCCGTGGGGGGCGGGGTGCGGAACACCAGGTGCGTGGCCACGCCCAGGCACACCAGCAGCGCCGCCAGCTCCGCGCCGCGCCGGGGCGTCCATCGGGCCGTGCCGCCCGTCAGCCAGGTGAGCAGCAGCGGCGCCACCACCAGGACGCCCATCGCATCGCCCACCCAGAACACGCGCCACGTGGGCCAGAAGTCCCGCGGCCCCAGCGGCACGCGCGTCATGAGCAGGCCCACGCCCACGGTGGCGCCGAGCGCGCAGCTGCCCAGGGCCGCCAGCCCCATCAGCCCGAGCACGTCCCGCACCCGGTCCAGCGAGGGGCGGAAGCGCACCAGCCTGCGCAGGAGGAAGGCCCCCACCGCCGCCTCCAGGAGGTTCCCCCCGGCGATACCCAGCACGTCGGGCAGCTTTCCCCACTCCTTGAGGAAGGCGTACGTCCCCGCGAGGAGGGACGCCAGCAGCAGGGCCGGCCAGTCGCGGTACCGGGTGAGCAGCAGCCCCGCGAGCGCCACGCCGCTGGGAGGCCACATCGCGGACACATGCTCGGGGGGAAGGACGAGCAGCCCGCCCAACCTGGCGGAGACCCCGTAGGCCACGGCGAAGAGCACGAGCCGCGCAAGCGGCCACCACCTGCGCGAGTTGAACCTGGACGTGAGCACGCGCGCGATTCCGCCTGACTCCCGCTCCAGGGGGCCGTTCCCGGAGCCATTGCCGTGCCGAGGAGCCTTGCACGGGGCTCGCACGTCAGGAAGCGAACTCAAGGGTGGGGGTGGAAGACGTCCTATCCAAGGGGGGAGATCCAACCGGAGCCCGTCGCGGCAATCACCGGGTGTGGCAGTCGCCAGGCCACCACGCGGGAAGTCGCTACGGCTTCAGCGTCGCAAATACCCCGGTGTATCGCGGCCTCGCGAGTGTGGGCCGACACCCCGGGTGAATGAACTGCTCACTGAGAGGGGAAAGCCCCTCAGGCCGCGCTTCATTCTCATTTCCCGATACTTCATTATTGAAGTAAGGTGTTCACTCCAGGAAGTCTGGGTACTTATCTGCCCACCCGGACGTATGATGCTTCACGGGTGAATCACCCCATGGTGCCGAATCAATGTCATTTCAATGACTTCGAAAGTGGCCTGGATCCTGCTCAACCGCATGAAGGCAGGGAAATCCTTCCATCCGTTCTGGCTGTGGAATGACGGGGCCATGAAATGACATCCAATGTCTGTGTTGTCGGTGCGGGTGCCTTCGTTCCTTCACGGATTGTGAGCAATGCGCGCATCGCGAAGGCGATTCCCGGGTGGCCGGCGGAGCGCATCGAAGAGAAGATTGGCGTGCGCGAGCGGCGCTTCCTCTGGGACATCGACGAGGTGTCGGGCCGCGCGGTGCCGCCGCCGGAGAACGACGGCCACTTCTACCCGGCCACCAACACGGACATGTGCGAGGTGGCGCTGAAGAAGGCGCTGGCGCAGTCCGGGGTGGCGGCGGGCGAGCTGGACGCGCTCTTCGTCGTCACCTGCACGCCGGACGCGCC contains these protein-coding regions:
- a CDS encoding MASE1 domain-containing protein, whose translation is MLTSRFNSRRWWPLARLVLFAVAYGVSARLGGLLVLPPEHVSAMWPPSGVALAGLLLTRYRDWPALLLASLLAGTYAFLKEWGKLPDVLGIAGGNLLEAAVGAFLLRRLVRFRPSLDRVRDVLGLMGLAALGSCALGATVGVGLLMTRVPLGPRDFWPTWRVFWVGDAMGVLVVAPLLLTWLTGGTARWTPRRGAELAALLVCLGVATHLVFRTPPPTAPDTVAFHPMTYLAFPFLLWAALRFEARGSSLATAVLSTVALWHTAHGCGPFALAAWHNLSLAYLQSFLAAASMSGLLLASALGERRRAQDEVSHLNQELRDSLRTLATTQAELVRSERMAALGELSATVAHEVRNPLGAISNAVAALRRLAPDMVGPAGTMLDVMDEEVQRLDLIVNDLLDFARPMKPRLQPQPLPPVVEGALSASLRSGPAHITVSHTLDESLPPVAVDPQLLHVALTNLFTNAMQAMPGGGTLTTKLEPDTHAGAPHARLTISDTGHGMAPEVRARIFEPFFTTRASGTGLGLAIVRRIVDSHHGEVSVHSTVGQGTTFTVWLPYAGQVPAPG